In a genomic window of Ipomoea triloba cultivar NCNSP0323 chromosome 3, ASM357664v1:
- the LOC116012982 gene encoding uncharacterized protein LOC116012982 — protein MASSKLRQSCSFPILLVSFLNFILFILSLASIAPMLLLKMPPTSLGYAFLMVSSISLFSSLIGFYSQFCFTTHVTLLLGSSLAQFLAILTLFTRENPSLAMLKSPRDPREAKVLVRLECGLMMVMFVMQLGVLVVSYVVQRCWVRRREDQSAEAEKEAWAQKKREWMVKVHENEGTVPITTKIGEVKGVELDEKMKNKCGQRV, from the coding sequence ATGGCATCTTCAAAGCTCCGGCAATCATGTTCTTTCCCAATTCTTCTTGTCTCTTTCTTGAATTTCATTCTCTTCATTCTCTCTTTAGCCTCCATAGCTCCCATGCTCCTCTTGAAAATGCCACCAACTTCACTAGGCTATGCATTCCTCATGGTCTCTTCCATTTCCCTCTTCTCTTCACTCATAGGCTTCTACTCTCAATTTTGCTTCACAACCCATGTCACCCTCCTCCTCGGCTCATCCCTCGCACAGTTCCTCGCAATCCTAACTCTCTTTACGAGGGAGAATCCTAGCCTCGCGATGCTGAAATCCCCGAGGGACCCCCGGGAGGCAAAGGTGCTGGTGAGGCTAGAGTGCGggttgatgatggtgatgtttgtgATGCAATTGGGGGTTTTGGTGGTGAGCTATGTTGTGCAGAGGTGTTGGGTGAGGAGGAGGGAGGATCAAAGTGCGGAGGCAGAGAAGGAGGCGTGGGCTCAAAAGAAGAGAGAGTGGATGGTTAAGGTTCACGAGAACGAGGGCACTGTGCCTATTACTACAAAGATTGGTGAAGTGAAAGGTGTGGAATTGGATGAGAAGATGAAGAACAAGTGTGGCCAACGGGTTTAA
- the LOC116012075 gene encoding omega-amidase, chloroplastic-like, giving the protein MAATSSLCQTLIHKRSLRFLVPNTNFLPNFLSNPTFSLINRSNNKNFAKPFCTPISASMGSPSFKSEEARVPPALPLPTPPLTKFKIALCQLSVTTDKEKNIARAKKAIEDAAQQGAQLVLLPEIWNSPYSNDSFPQYAEDIDAGFDASPSTRMLSELAKSLQITIIGGSIPERSGDKLYNTCCVFGTNGELLAKHRKIHLFDIDIPGQMTFKESNTLTAGENPTIVDTAVGRIGIGICYDIRFQELAAIYAARGAHLLCYPGAFNMTTGPLHWELLQRARAADCQLYVATCSPARDCGSSYVAWGHSTLVGPFGEVLATTEHDETTVLGEIDYSLVELRRTYLPFQKQRRGDLYKLVDIQRLNSTAGH; this is encoded by the exons ATGGCGGCCACTTCATCGCTGTGTCAAACCTTAATCCACAAACGCTCTCTCCGTTTCCTCGTACCCAACACTAATTTCCTTCCAAATTTTCTCTCAAATCCCACATTTTCCTTAATTAATCGCAGTAATAACAAGAATTTCGCCAAGCCTTTCTGTACACCCATCTCTGCCTCAATGGGATCTCCCTCCTTCAAGTCCGAGGAAGCTCGGGTCCCACCCGCTCTTCCCTTGCCTACGCCGCCACTCACCAAG TTCAAGATTGCACTTTGTCAGTTGTCTGTGACTACTGACAAGGAGAAAAACATTGCTCGTGCTAAGAAGGCCATTGAGGATGCTGCACAGCAGGGTGCTCAACTGGTTCTCCTTCCT GAAATATGGAATAGTCCATATTCCAATGACAGTTTTCCGCAATATGCAGAGGACATTGATGCTGGATTTGATGCATCTCCGTCAACTAGGATGTTGTCTGAACTTGCTAAGAGTCTGCAAATAACAATTATTGGTGGCTCTATACCTGAACGTAGTGGTGATAAATTGTATAACACATGTTGTGTCTTTGGCACTAATGGAGAGCTTTTGGCCAAGCACAGAAAG ATACATCTTTTTGACATTGATATTCCGGGCCAAATGACCTTTAAAGAATCAAATACTCTTACAGCGGGGGAGAATCCAACCATTGTGGACACAG CTGTTGGGCGCATTGGTATAGGTATCTGTTATGACATTCGGTTTCAAGAGCTAGCTGCCATCTATGCAGCCAGAG GTGCACATTTGCTATGTTATCCTGGGGCATTTAACATGACTACTGGACCACTGCACTGGGAACTGTTGCAACGGGCAAG AGCTGCAGATTGCCAG TTGTACGTAGCAACCTGTTCACCAGCAAGAGATTGCGGTTCTAGTTATGTAGCTTGGGGACATTCCACCCTCGTTGGGCCG TTTGGAGAAGTTCTTGCAACAACCGAGCATGATGAAACTACAGTACTCGGAGAAATTGACTATTCGTTGGTTGAGCTTAGAAG AACGTACCTTCCATTTCAGAAGCAAAGGCGAGGGGATCTATATAAATTGGTTGATATTCAGAGATTGAATTCTACAGCTGGACATTAA
- the LOC116012490 gene encoding protein BIG GRAIN 1-like A, with the protein MEKPWRSERSQRRRKTPSFSSSLLEAIYHSIDESVEEKETSSFAYRRNNNGGGVGVEVEEEITSLRRAIMLEKWMESYTRRQFFNSDSTSSTDSSLFSSSETESSSAASRSTSTPKSSIFAAKSANFDREKTVAAPEGNQKREGRFMRTKSRALKIYGDLKKVKQPISPGGKIANFLNSIFNSSRSNNLKKHPAEAIEDWSSVRKSRSVKDSTMASRSCLNKTPSRAKSKRSVRFCPVSIILDEDCQPCGHKNTYEQNQKNPIPYITTHYINNSFRDSREIYDENSNSSDEDEDVRSCTSSDLFELENVGSFSRVVDATAANELPVYGTTSLKLNQAIANGLRS; encoded by the coding sequence ATGGAAAAGCCATGGCGGAGCGAAAGAAGTCAGCGGAGGAGGAAAACTCCGTCCTTTTCTTCCTCCCTCCTGGAAGCCATTTACCATTCCATTGACGAGTCGGTAGAGGAGAAAGAAACGTCGTCGTTCGCGTACAGAAGGAACAACAATGGCGGCGGCGTTGGCGTTGAAGTGGAAGAGGAAATCACCAGTCTCCGACGAGCAATCATGTTGGAGAAATGGATGGAGAGCTACACGAGGCGGCAATTCTTCAACTCCGACTCCACCTCGTCCACGGATTCCAGCTTGTTTTCTTCGTCGGAGACGGAGTCGTCGTCGGCGGCGTCTAGGTCTACTAGTACTCCGAAATCCTCGATTTTCGCGGCGAAATCGGCGAATTTTGATAGGGAAAAGACGGTTGCTGCCCCTGAGGGGAATCAGAAACGTGAAGGGAGGTTCATGAGGACGAAATCTAGGGCGCTGAAGATCTACGGAGATCTGAAGAAGGTGAAACAGCCGATTTCACCGGGCGGAAAAATCGCTAACTTCCTTAATTCAATATTCAACTCATCGAGAAGCAATAACCTGAAGAAACATCCCGCAGAAGCCATCGAAGATTGGAGCTCAGTGAGGAAGTCAAGATCAGTGAAGGACTCAACAATGGCGTCTAGGTCTTGCCTCAACAAAACACCTTCCCGAGCCAAATCCAAAAGGTCAGTAAGATTCTGCCCCGTAAGCATCATCCTCGACGAAGATTGCCAGCCGTGCGGCCACAAGAACACCTACGAACAAAACCAGAAGAATCCAATTCCATATATCACTACTCATTACATTAACAACAGTTTCCGAGATTCCAGAGAAATTTACGACGAAAACAGCAACAGCAGCGACGAAGACGAAGACGTGAGGAGCTGCACTAGCTCAGATCTGTTTGAACTGGAAAACGTCGGCTCTTTCAGCCGCGTTGTGGATGCAACGGCGGCGAATGAACTCCCTGTTTATGGAACCACAAGCCTTAAACTCAATCAAGCCATTGCTAATGGATTACGTTCATGA